A stretch of the Streptococcus oralis genome encodes the following:
- a CDS encoding hydroxymethylglutaryl-CoA synthase produces the protein MTIGIDKIGFATSQFVLKLQDLAEARGVDPEKFSKGLLLNEISIAPLTEDIVTLAASASNSILTDKEKEEIDMVIVATESGIDQSKAAAVFVHGLLGIQPFARSFEIKEACYGATAALHYAKLHVENSPESKVLVIASDIAKYGVATPGEPTQGAGSVAMLITQNPRIMAFNNDNVAQTRDIMDFWRPNYSSTPYVNGMYSTQQYLDCLTTTWDEYKKRYDWTMDDFAAICFHLPYPKLALKGLRKMMDKTLSKEKQDSLQENFDKSILYSQMIGNIYTGSLFLGLLSLLENAETLKAGDKIALYSYGSGAVSEFFSGELVEGYETYLDKDRLSKLKQRTALSVVDYEKVFFEDLQLDESGSAQFAGYEHQDYALVEIVDHQRRYSKVEK, from the coding sequence ATGACAATCGGTATTGATAAGATTGGTTTTGCGACCAGTCAATTTGTCTTGAAATTACAAGACTTAGCAGAAGCGAGGGGAGTTGACCCCGAAAAATTTAGCAAGGGACTCTTGTTAAATGAAATTAGTATTGCGCCACTGACTGAGGACATTGTTACCTTGGCAGCTAGTGCAAGCAACTCTATTTTAACAGACAAAGAAAAAGAAGAAATCGATATGGTCATCGTGGCGACCGAGTCAGGGATTGACCAAAGTAAGGCAGCGGCAGTCTTTGTTCATGGCCTATTAGGCATTCAGCCTTTCGCCCGTAGCTTTGAAATCAAAGAAGCCTGCTATGGAGCGACAGCTGCCCTTCATTATGCTAAATTGCATGTGGAAAATTCTCCAGAGTCCAAGGTTTTGGTCATTGCCAGTGATATTGCCAAGTATGGTGTGGCAACTCCGGGTGAGCCAACTCAGGGAGCTGGAAGCGTGGCGATGCTGATCACCCAAAATCCTCGCATCATGGCCTTTAACAATGATAACGTTGCTCAAACGCGCGACATCATGGATTTCTGGCGTCCGAACTATTCAAGCACTCCTTATGTAAACGGCATGTACTCGACCCAACAGTATCTTGATTGCCTGACAACGACTTGGGATGAATACAAGAAACGCTACGATTGGACTATGGATGACTTTGCGGCTATCTGCTTCCACTTGCCTTATCCTAAGTTGGCCCTAAAAGGCTTGCGCAAGATGATGGACAAAACTTTGTCTAAAGAAAAACAGGATAGTTTGCAAGAAAACTTTGATAAGTCCATTCTCTACAGTCAGATGATTGGGAATATCTACACGGGTTCCCTCTTCCTCGGCCTTCTCTCCCTTTTGGAAAATGCAGAGACTTTGAAGGCTGGAGATAAAATTGCCCTCTACAGTTACGGAAGTGGAGCGGTTTCAGAGTTCTTTAGTGGAGAGCTGGTCGAAGGCTATGAGACTTACCTTGATAAGGATCGCTTGAGCAAACTCAAGCAACGTACAGCATTGTCAGTTGTGGACTATGAAAAAGTCTTCTTCGAAGACTTGCAGTTGGATGAGTCTGGCTCAGCTCAATTTGCAGGTTATGAACATCAAGACTATGCCTTGGTTGAAATTGTCGACCACCAACGCCGTTATAGCAAGGTTGAAAAATAA
- a CDS encoding threonine/serine exporter family protein produces MTLTSILLQAVASLLAIITFLIVLNVQRSMLLPGGILGMGVWLLYLVLKEPTNVIIATFIAAVIGSCISQILSIVYKTPAVVFVLAILAPLVPGYLSYRTTAFFVTGDYSHAIASATLVVMLALVISIGMASGTVILKLYYYIRKQRGISS; encoded by the coding sequence ATGACTCTAACAAGTATTTTGCTCCAAGCAGTGGCGAGTTTACTCGCCATTATCACCTTTCTAATCGTACTGAATGTTCAACGCTCCATGCTCCTACCTGGTGGTATTTTGGGAATGGGCGTTTGGCTCCTCTATCTCGTGCTCAAAGAACCAACCAATGTTATTATTGCGACCTTTATCGCAGCAGTAATTGGCTCTTGCATCAGCCAGATTTTAAGTATTGTCTATAAGACACCAGCGGTGGTCTTTGTCTTGGCCATTCTTGCCCCCTTGGTGCCGGGTTATTTATCCTATCGAACGACAGCTTTCTTTGTGACAGGAGATTACAGCCATGCTATTGCCAGCGCGACTTTGGTGGTTATGTTAGCTCTTGTTATTTCTATTGGAATGGCAAGTGGAACGGTGATTTTAAAGCTTTATTACTATATCCGAAAACAACGAGGAATCTCCTCCTAA
- a CDS encoding threonine/serine exporter family protein: protein MDESRELNAVIDVIMLAGTILLKSGSEIHRVEDTMIRIAHSQGIMDCNVLAMPAAIFFSIENTNISRMKRVTSSSYNIEKVCDVNQVSRELVGGQIDLSTAFKKLKEIGNQALPYTKFQVTVAATLSAPFFSIMFGGNVYDAFGAAIATLFGFAFSLYVEKFVRIPFVTAFAGAFVFGLIAQFWARYTGFPSTADLIIAGAVMPFVPGIALTNAVRDIMTNHINSGMSKMFESLLITLALGAGTSVALVLMT, encoded by the coding sequence ATGGACGAATCGAGAGAGTTGAATGCCGTCATTGATGTGATTATGCTAGCAGGAACCATCCTCCTGAAAAGTGGCTCAGAGATTCATCGGGTTGAGGATACTATGATCCGTATTGCCCATTCGCAGGGAATAATGGATTGCAATGTTCTTGCCATGCCCGCAGCTATTTTCTTTTCTATCGAAAACACCAATATTTCTCGGATGAAACGGGTAACCTCATCTTCTTATAACATTGAAAAAGTCTGTGATGTCAACCAAGTATCACGGGAGCTTGTCGGAGGGCAGATTGACCTCTCGACAGCCTTTAAAAAGCTGAAAGAAATCGGCAATCAAGCCCTTCCTTATACCAAGTTCCAAGTGACCGTAGCAGCGACCCTCAGTGCCCCTTTCTTCTCAATTATGTTTGGGGGCAATGTTTATGACGCTTTTGGTGCGGCTATTGCAACCTTATTTGGATTTGCCTTCTCTCTCTACGTAGAGAAGTTTGTCCGCATTCCTTTTGTAACGGCCTTTGCGGGTGCCTTTGTTTTCGGATTGATCGCCCAGTTTTGGGCCCGCTATACAGGATTTCCTTCGACGGCAGACCTGATTATAGCAGGTGCTGTCATGCCCTTTGTTCCAGGGATTGCTCTGACAAATGCGGTACGGGATATCATGACCAACCATATCAACTCTGGTATGAGCAAGATGTTTGAATCTTTGCTCATTACCCTCGCTTTAGGGGCCGGCACCTCTGTCGCCCTGGTTTTGATGACATAA
- the pknB gene encoding Stk1 family PASTA domain-containing Ser/Thr kinase → MIQIGKIFAGRYRIVKQIGRGGMADVYLAKDLILDGEEVAVKVLRTNYQTDPIAVARFQREARAMADLDHPHIVRITDIGEEDGQQYLAMEYVAGLDLKRYIKEHYPLSNEEAVRIMGQILLAMRLAHTRGIVHRDLKPQNILLTPDGTAKVTDFGIAVAFAETSLTQTNSMLGSVHYLSPEQARGSKATFQSDIYAMGIIFYEMLTGHIPYDGDSAVTIALQHFQKPLPSVIAENPSVPQALENVVIKATAKKLSDRYQSVSEMYVDLSTSLSYNRRNEPKLVFDDASKADTKTLPKVPQSTLTSIPKAPAQEERPQPKKPTQPVAEPAPAPKPAKKRKFKARYMILLASLLLVAASLVWILSRTPATIAIPDVAGQTVAEAKEALKKSKFEAGEEKSEASDTVAEGRVIRTDPEAGSGRKEGTKVNLIVSSGKQSFQLSNYVGRKYTEVVAELKEKKVPENLIKMEEEESNESEPGIVLRQTPASGSTYDLSKATTITLTVAKKVTSVSMPNYIGSSLEFTKNNLTQIVGVKEANIEVVEVSTAPEGTAEGTVVSQTPRAGELVDLASTRIKLSIYKPKTPPSTSSSNPAQHGNQGSPTSPNQGNQQGNQQGNQQGNTPSSSSSNSEGSHESSRD, encoded by the coding sequence ATGATCCAAATCGGCAAGATTTTTGCCGGGCGGTATCGGATTGTCAAGCAGATTGGTCGAGGAGGCATGGCAGATGTTTACTTGGCCAAGGATTTGATCCTAGACGGGGAAGAAGTGGCAGTGAAGGTCCTGAGGACCAACTACCAGACGGACCCGATTGCTGTGGCACGTTTCCAGCGTGAAGCGAGGGCCATGGCGGATCTGGACCATCCTCATATCGTTCGGATAACAGATATTGGTGAGGAAGACGGTCAACAGTACCTAGCTATGGAATACGTAGCAGGTCTTGACCTCAAGCGTTATATTAAAGAACACTATCCTCTTTCAAACGAAGAAGCGGTTCGGATTATGGGGCAAATCCTCTTGGCCATGCGCTTAGCCCATACTCGAGGAATCGTTCACCGGGATTTGAAACCTCAAAATATCCTCTTGACACCTGACGGCACAGCTAAGGTTACGGACTTTGGGATTGCCGTAGCCTTTGCGGAGACCAGTCTGACCCAGACAAACTCAATGTTAGGCTCTGTTCATTATTTGTCACCTGAGCAAGCGCGTGGTTCAAAAGCGACCTTCCAGAGTGATATCTATGCAATGGGGATTATCTTCTATGAAATGCTTACGGGACATATCCCTTATGATGGGGATAGTGCGGTTACGATTGCCCTCCAGCATTTCCAGAAGCCACTTCCGTCCGTCATAGCTGAAAACCCATCTGTCCCTCAGGCTTTAGAAAATGTTGTCATCAAGGCAACTGCTAAGAAGCTGTCAGACCGTTATCAGTCTGTTTCAGAAATGTATGTGGACTTGTCAACTAGCTTGTCTTATAATCGTCGGAATGAACCGAAACTGGTCTTTGACGATGCGAGTAAGGCAGACACTAAGACTTTACCTAAAGTTCCACAAAGTACACTGACATCGATTCCTAAAGCTCCGGCGCAAGAAGAACGCCCTCAGCCAAAGAAACCAACTCAACCAGTGGCAGAGCCGGCTCCAGCGCCAAAGCCAGCCAAGAAACGGAAGTTTAAGGCTCGCTATATGATTCTTTTGGCTAGTCTTCTATTGGTTGCAGCCTCTTTGGTCTGGATTTTGTCAAGAACACCAGCAACGATTGCTATTCCTGACGTAGCTGGACAAACCGTTGCAGAGGCTAAGGAAGCTCTTAAAAAATCCAAGTTTGAAGCCGGTGAAGAAAAGTCAGAGGCCAGCGATACCGTAGCAGAAGGACGTGTTATTCGAACGGATCCAGAAGCTGGTAGCGGCCGAAAAGAAGGAACCAAGGTCAATTTGATCGTTTCTTCTGGTAAGCAATCCTTCCAATTGAGCAATTATGTCGGACGTAAGTATACGGAAGTTGTAGCTGAACTCAAGGAGAAGAAGGTTCCTGAAAATCTAATCAAGATGGAAGAGGAAGAATCCAATGAAAGCGAACCTGGAATCGTCCTCAGACAGACCCCTGCTTCGGGTTCGACCTATGATCTCTCAAAAGCCACTACGATTACCTTAACAGTGGCTAAGAAGGTGACTAGTGTCAGCATGCCGAACTACATCGGTTCAAGTCTCGAGTTTACAAAGAATAACTTGACTCAGATTGTCGGTGTGAAGGAAGCAAATATTGAGGTTGTAGAAGTCTCGACTGCTCCTGAAGGAACGGCAGAAGGAACTGTTGTAAGTCAAACGCCAAGAGCAGGAGAACTGGTTGATCTTGCAAGTACCCGTATCAAACTTTCCATCTACAAACCAAAAACACCACCATCAACTTCATCCTCTAATCCTGCCCAACATGGGAACCAGGGTTCTCCTACAAGTCCAAACCAGGGGAACCAACAAGGAAATCAACAAGGGAATCAACAAGGGAACACTCCTTCTAGCAGTTCATCCAATAGTGAAGGATCTCACGAAAGTTCTCGAGATTAA
- a CDS encoding Stp1/IreP family PP2C-type Ser/Thr phosphatase, with protein MEIALLTDVGQKRTNNQDYVNHFVNRAGRTMIILADGMGGHRAGNIASEMAVTDLGVAWVDTQIDSVNEVREWFAHYLEIENQKIHQLGQDEAYRGMGTTLEAVAFIDNQAIYAHIGDSRIGLIRGEEYHQLTSDHSLVNELLKAGQLTPEEAETHPQKNIITQSIGQKDEIQPDFGMITLESGDYLLLNSDGLTNMISASEIYDIVTSDISLADKAATLIRFANNAGGLDNITVALVYMNEEAAE; from the coding sequence ATGGAAATAGCATTATTAACAGATGTTGGTCAGAAACGGACAAATAATCAGGACTATGTCAATCACTTTGTCAACCGAGCAGGACGCACTATGATCATCTTGGCTGACGGGATGGGAGGACACCGTGCAGGAAATATCGCTAGTGAGATGGCGGTAACAGACCTTGGTGTGGCTTGGGTGGATACCCAAATTGACTCAGTCAATGAAGTTCGTGAGTGGTTTGCCCACTACCTGGAGATTGAAAATCAAAAAATTCATCAACTAGGTCAGGACGAAGCCTACAGAGGCATGGGAACAACGCTAGAAGCTGTTGCGTTTATTGACAACCAAGCCATCTATGCTCATATTGGAGATTCTCGTATCGGTTTGATTCGTGGAGAAGAATACCACCAGTTGACGAGTGACCATTCCTTGGTCAACGAATTGCTCAAGGCTGGTCAATTGACTCCAGAAGAAGCAGAAACTCACCCTCAAAAGAATATCATCACCCAGTCCATCGGACAAAAAGATGAGATCCAGCCAGATTTTGGGATGATTACACTGGAGTCAGGAGATTATCTTTTGCTCAATAGTGATGGTTTGACCAATATGATTTCGGCAAGTGAGATTTATGATATTGTAACTAGCGATATTTCCCTAGCAGACAAGGCGGCAACCCTCATTCGTTTCGCTAACAATGCAGGAGGTTTAGACAACATTACGGTTGCCCTTGTTTACATGAACGAGGAGGCAGCAGAATGA
- the rsmB gene encoding 16S rRNA (cytosine(967)-C(5))-methyltransferase RsmB, whose amino-acid sequence MTKVETARSLALAVLEDVLMNQAYSNIALNKHLKGSQLSVADKGLVTEIVYGTVARKLTLEWYLSHFIEDRDKLDNWLYVLLLLSAYQLRYLDKIPNHAVVNEAVELAKARKKGSEKLVNAVLRRILREGWPDIDSIKRKNKRDSIAYSLPVWLVSKLKEEYGEERAQAIFESLLVRNKASIRVTDLSRKEEIKALLEATDSPLVATGLVKEHGHFAGHDLFADGAITIQDESSQLVAPTLDLQGDERVLDACAAPGGKTAHIASYLTTGQVTALDLYDHKLDLIQENAERLGVADRVQTQKLDARKVHEFFGRDSFDKILVDAPCSGIGLLRRKPDIKYNKETADFTSLQEIQLEILGSVCQTLRKGGIITYSTCTIVSEENFQVVEAFLESHPEFEQVKLEHECKDILKDGCILITPELYGSDGFFISQFRKISE is encoded by the coding sequence GTGACTAAAGTAGAAACGGCTAGAAGTCTAGCTTTGGCAGTGCTAGAGGATGTTTTGATGAACCAAGCATATTCCAATATTGCTTTAAACAAACACCTCAAGGGGAGTCAACTCTCAGTAGCAGATAAGGGTTTGGTGACAGAGATTGTCTACGGAACGGTAGCCCGAAAACTCACTCTGGAATGGTACCTGTCCCACTTTATCGAAGACAGAGATAAGCTAGATAACTGGCTCTATGTTCTGCTCCTCCTGAGCGCTTACCAACTTCGGTATCTAGATAAGATTCCTAATCACGCTGTTGTTAATGAAGCAGTGGAACTAGCCAAAGCCCGTAAAAAAGGCAGTGAAAAATTGGTCAACGCCGTCCTTCGTCGTATCTTGCGAGAAGGTTGGCCAGATATTGACAGCATCAAACGAAAAAATAAGCGTGATTCCATTGCCTATTCTCTCCCAGTTTGGCTCGTGTCTAAACTCAAGGAAGAATACGGGGAAGAGCGAGCCCAAGCCATTTTTGAAAGCCTTTTGGTGCGCAACAAAGCCAGTATTCGGGTGACTGACTTGAGTCGAAAAGAGGAAATCAAAGCTTTGTTAGAGGCAACTGATTCCCCTTTGGTAGCTACTGGTCTGGTCAAGGAGCACGGCCACTTTGCAGGACATGATTTGTTTGCAGATGGAGCCATCACCATCCAAGACGAGTCTAGTCAACTGGTTGCTCCGACGCTTGATTTACAAGGTGATGAGCGAGTGCTTGATGCCTGTGCGGCTCCGGGTGGAAAAACAGCCCACATAGCCTCTTATCTCACGACAGGTCAGGTTACTGCTCTGGACTTGTATGACCACAAGTTGGACTTGATCCAAGAAAATGCGGAGCGTTTAGGAGTAGCAGATCGAGTGCAAACGCAAAAATTAGATGCCAGAAAAGTGCATGAGTTTTTCGGTCGGGACTCTTTTGATAAGATTTTGGTAGATGCTCCTTGTTCTGGGATTGGACTCTTGCGTCGCAAACCAGACATCAAATACAATAAAGAAACAGCAGATTTCACGTCCTTACAGGAAATTCAGCTGGAAATATTAGGTAGTGTTTGTCAAACGCTACGAAAAGGTGGTATAATAACTTATAGTACCTGTACTATTGTCTCTGAGGAGAACTTTCAAGTCGTTGAGGCGTTTTTAGAAAGTCATCCCGAGTTCGAGCAGGTTAAACTAGAACACGAATGTAAAGATATCCTGAAAGATGGCTGCATCCTGATCACTCCTGAATTGTATGGAAGTGATGGATTCTTTATTAGCCAATTTCGCAAGATATCAGAATAG
- the fmt gene encoding methionyl-tRNA formyltransferase, whose amino-acid sequence MTKLIFMGTPDFSATVLKGLLSDDRYEILAVVTQPDRAVGRKKVIQETPVKQAAKEAGLPIYQPEKLSGSPEMEAIMKLGADGIVTAAFGQFLPSKLLDSMNFAVNVHASLLPKHRGGAPIHYALIQGDKEAGVTIMEMVKEMDAGDMISRRSIPITDEDNVGTLFEKLAIVGRDLLLDTLPGYLAGEIQPEPQDPSQVTFSPNIKPEEEKLDWNKTNRQLFNQIRGMNPWPVAHTFLKGDRFKIYEALPVEGQGAPGEILSIGKKELIVATAEGALSLKQVQPAGKPKMDISSFLNGVGRTLTVGERFGD is encoded by the coding sequence ATGACAAAACTAATCTTTATGGGGACTCCCGATTTTTCAGCGACAGTTTTGAAGGGGTTGTTATCAGACGACCGTTATGAAATTCTAGCAGTTGTGACTCAGCCTGATCGTGCTGTCGGCCGTAAAAAAGTGATCCAAGAAACCCCAGTCAAGCAGGCTGCCAAAGAAGCAGGCCTTCCCATCTACCAACCTGAAAAATTATCTGGAAGTCCAGAGATGGAAGCCATTATGAAGCTAGGGGCGGATGGGATTGTGACCGCTGCTTTTGGGCAGTTCCTCCCAAGTAAACTTCTTGATAGCATGAACTTTGCGGTCAACGTTCACGCTTCCCTTCTTCCAAAACACCGTGGTGGTGCCCCCATTCATTATGCCTTGATTCAAGGGGATAAGGAAGCTGGTGTGACCATTATGGAGATGGTCAAGGAAATGGATGCAGGGGATATGATTTCTCGTCGCAGTATTCCTATCACAGATGAGGACAATGTCGGCACCTTGTTTGAAAAATTAGCGATTGTTGGTCGTGACTTGCTTTTGGATACGCTACCTGGCTACCTAGCAGGAGAAATCCAACCTGAACCACAAGATCCTAGTCAAGTCACTTTCTCGCCAAATATCAAACCAGAGGAAGAAAAGTTGGACTGGAATAAGACTAACCGTCAACTCTTTAACCAAATCAGAGGGATGAATCCATGGCCTGTTGCCCACACTTTTCTCAAGGGAGACCGCTTTAAGATTTATGAAGCTCTACCAGTAGAAGGTCAGGGAGCTCCAGGTGAGATTCTCTCTATTGGAAAGAAGGAATTGATCGTCGCTACGGCAGAAGGAGCTTTGTCTCTCAAACAAGTGCAGCCAGCTGGTAAGCCTAAGATGGATATTTCTTCCTTCCTCAACGGTGTTGGACGCACATTGACAGTAGGAGAACGATTTGGTGACTAA
- a CDS encoding primosomal protein N', translated as MAIAKIIVNVPLMQTDQPYSYKVPEEFIDMLEVGMRVHVPFGKGNRLIQGIVLGLESQSDEEVADQNLKEIAEVLDFSPVLTQEQLWLAEELRKSVFSYKISILKAMLPGFLNSSYDKILYPLEGLSQADRERLFGSEDSLAFSSLDLAKQAEMMRLTRKGLLRLEYQAVDQKKVKTQSWYEVDATQLEKIEISARAKKKAELRDYLLSHPKSAPLASLLESYSREQVNFFVEQGAVSIVQKEVQRSAAYFEGIEASQPLELNPEQRKARDAVVSAIGSQQPPFLLQGITGSGKTEVYLQIIQGALDKGKTAILLVPEISLTPQMTERFVARFGEKVAILHSGLSNGEKYDEWRKVERGDAQVVVGARSAIFAPLKNLGVMIIDEEHEASYKQDSNPRYHAREVAILRAQYNQAALVLGSATPSLESRARAGKGVYQHLRLTQRANPLATIPEVQVIDFRDYIGQNETSNFTPPLLEAIQDRLDKKEQVVLMLNRRGYSSFVMCRECGTVDSCPNCDISLTLHMDTKTMNCHYCGFSKGIPHVCPNCQSRSIRYYGTGTQKAYDELVELFPQARILRMDVDTTRKKGSHQALLEQFGRGEADILLGTQMIAKGLDFPNVTLVGVLNADTALNLPDFRSSERTFQLLTQVAGRAGRAEKTGQVLIQSYNPEHYAIRFAKDQDYEGFYAYEMSIRRQLGYPPYYFTIGITLSHKKEEEVVKRAYEVMGILRSGLSETSKILGPTPKPIARTHNLYHYQILIKYRLEDELGPTLNRVLALTQERENSELRLSIDHEPQQFL; from the coding sequence ATGGCTATCGCAAAGATTATCGTGAATGTTCCCCTGATGCAAACGGACCAGCCTTATAGTTATAAGGTTCCAGAGGAATTTATAGACATGCTGGAAGTCGGTATGCGGGTCCATGTGCCTTTTGGCAAAGGCAATCGCTTGATACAAGGAATTGTGCTGGGTTTGGAGTCCCAGTCGGATGAAGAGGTGGCTGATCAGAACTTGAAGGAGATTGCAGAAGTGCTAGATTTTTCCCCTGTTCTCACGCAAGAGCAACTCTGGCTGGCTGAGGAGTTACGCAAGTCTGTCTTTTCTTACAAAATCTCCATCCTAAAAGCCATGCTTCCAGGATTTTTAAACTCTAGCTATGATAAGATTCTCTATCCTCTAGAAGGTCTCAGCCAGGCAGACCGAGAGCGTCTGTTTGGTTCAGAAGATTCGCTAGCCTTTTCTTCTCTAGACCTTGCCAAACAGGCAGAAATGATGCGCTTGACCAGAAAAGGGCTGCTCCGTTTAGAATACCAGGCAGTCGATCAAAAAAAGGTCAAGACCCAGTCTTGGTATGAGGTTGATGCTACTCAGCTAGAGAAGATTGAGATTTCTGCGCGTGCTAAGAAAAAAGCAGAGCTCAGAGACTATTTGCTGTCTCATCCTAAGAGTGCTCCTCTGGCTAGTTTGCTAGAGTCCTATTCGCGGGAGCAAGTCAACTTCTTTGTGGAACAAGGTGCTGTGTCCATAGTCCAAAAGGAAGTGCAACGCTCAGCTGCTTATTTTGAAGGCATTGAAGCCAGCCAACCTTTGGAGTTGAATCCAGAACAAAGAAAGGCGCGTGATGCCGTTGTCAGTGCTATTGGCAGTCAACAGCCTCCTTTCCTCCTTCAAGGAATTACAGGAAGTGGGAAAACGGAGGTTTACTTGCAGATTATCCAAGGAGCCTTGGATAAGGGTAAGACGGCTATTTTGTTGGTTCCTGAGATTTCTCTGACGCCACAAATGACGGAGCGTTTTGTTGCTCGATTTGGTGAGAAAGTAGCCATTCTCCACTCAGGCCTATCCAATGGTGAGAAGTACGACGAATGGCGCAAGGTTGAGCGCGGCGATGCCCAAGTTGTCGTTGGCGCTCGATCAGCTATCTTTGCTCCTCTGAAAAATCTGGGTGTTATGATTATCGATGAAGAGCATGAAGCCAGCTACAAACAAGACAGCAATCCCCGTTATCATGCCAGAGAGGTCGCCATTCTACGGGCCCAGTATAATCAAGCAGCCCTGGTCCTTGGTTCGGCGACACCGAGCTTAGAGAGCCGTGCGCGGGCTGGAAAAGGCGTCTATCAACACTTACGTCTGACCCAACGGGCTAATCCTTTAGCCACTATTCCTGAGGTTCAAGTGATTGACTTTCGGGACTATATCGGGCAGAATGAGACATCAAACTTTACGCCTCCTTTGCTAGAGGCCATCCAAGACCGTTTGGATAAAAAAGAGCAGGTAGTCCTCATGCTCAACCGTCGGGGTTATTCTAGCTTTGTTATGTGTCGGGAGTGTGGGACGGTAGATAGCTGCCCCAACTGTGACATTTCTCTGACTCTCCATATGGATACCAAGACCATGAACTGCCATTACTGTGGCTTTTCGAAGGGAATTCCTCATGTCTGTCCCAACTGTCAGAGTCGCAGCATTCGCTACTACGGGACGGGGACTCAGAAAGCCTATGATGAGCTAGTAGAGCTCTTTCCTCAGGCTCGCATTCTGCGGATGGATGTGGATACGACTCGCAAGAAAGGTAGTCACCAAGCTCTTCTTGAGCAGTTTGGTCGAGGGGAAGCAGATATCTTGTTGGGAACTCAGATGATTGCCAAGGGCTTGGATTTTCCAAATGTGACCCTAGTCGGAGTCCTCAATGCGGATACAGCCCTAAACTTGCCTGATTTCCGTTCTTCTGAGAGAACCTTCCAACTCTTAACTCAGGTGGCAGGCCGTGCAGGTCGTGCAGAAAAGACTGGGCAGGTCTTGATCCAGTCATACAATCCTGAGCACTATGCCATTCGATTTGCCAAAGACCAAGACTACGAAGGCTTTTACGCTTATGAAATGAGTATCAGGCGCCAACTCGGCTATCCGCCTTATTATTTTACGATTGGGATTACCCTCTCTCACAAGAAAGAAGAAGAGGTTGTCAAACGTGCCTATGAAGTCATGGGAATTTTGCGCTCAGGTTTATCGGAAACTAGTAAAATCCTTGGACCAACACCTAAACCCATCGCACGTACCCACAACCTTTATCATTACCAGATTTTGATTAAATACCGTTTAGAAGATGAGCTGGGACCAACTCTCAATCGAGTTTTGGCCTTGACTCAAGAACGGGAAAATAGCGAGCTTCGTCTCAGTATTGACCATGAGCCGCAGCAATTTTTATAA
- the rpoZ gene encoding DNA-directed RNA polymerase subunit omega, which yields MMLKPSIDTLLDKVPSKYSLVILEAKRAHELEAGAPATQEFKSEKSTLRALEEIESGNVTIHPDPEGKREAVRLRIEEEKRRREEEEKKIKEQIAKEKEDGEKI from the coding sequence ATGATGTTAAAACCCTCTATTGATACCTTGCTAGACAAGGTACCATCAAAATATTCACTCGTAATCTTAGAAGCAAAACGTGCCCACGAACTAGAGGCAGGTGCGCCAGCTACTCAAGAGTTTAAGTCTGAAAAATCAACTCTTCGCGCTTTAGAAGAAATCGAGTCTGGAAATGTAACCATTCACCCAGATCCAGAAGGAAAACGTGAAGCGGTTCGTCTCCGTATCGAAGAAGAAAAACGCCGCAGAGAAGAAGAAGAAAAGAAAATCAAAGAGCAAATTGCTAAAGAAAAAGAAGATGGTGAAAAAATTTAA